The sequence TATAGTCAGGGATTCCATCCTAGACCTAAGATGTCCTTTGGAAGTCCTATATCTTTAGGCACAGAGGCTTACAATGAAATTATGGATTTTGAAACTGATGCAGAGATTTCTAATGAAGAGGTAAAAAAGAGACTTAATGATAGCGCTGTATTAGGCTTTAAAGTCAATAAGGTTGAAGAGGTAGCTAAAAAGTCTTCAATAATGGAAGAGTTTACAAATATGCTTTATACAGTTGAAGGAAGTCAAGAAGATATGGATAAACTTGAAAAATTATTAAATTCTGAAAATATTTTAGAAATA comes from Fusobacterium necrogenes and encodes:
- a CDS encoding TIGR03936 family radical SAM-associated protein, encoding MKKRVYFDKYGEMKFISHLDLLRFFERIFNKAEIPVKYSQGFHPRPKMSFGSPISLGTEAYNEIMDFETDAEISNEEVKKRLNDSAVLGFKVNKVEEVAKKSSIMEEFTNMLYTVEGSQEDMDKLEKLLNSENILEIKEKKGKIVTRNLKERLKFFSREGNKILMEIINTSPNSYLEMIGIEQQDVQINRLGYKVNN